The window GCAGGCGGCAACTGAGGTTTTTGAGAAAGACTGCCTGGTATATCTCGGCCATTGTGTCTCGCTGACAAACGCGGGGAAACAGGGTAGTAAATGTCTCGAATACCGAATTGTCTTTCAGGATAAACAGGAAAAAAAAGAAACACTTCTCTACGGTGAACTCAGATGTATTGATTTGCCTGTGGGTGAAGAGGCTGAAATCGAACTGACGCCTGCCAGGCAGTTCGATCTGGGAAGAGGTAAAGGACAGAAGGTTACAGGAAAAGTTACTGGCGGTGTCGTTGGTCTTATTATCGATACGAGAGGGAGGCCGCTTTCGATTCCGGGTGATAAAGAGTTGCAGAAAGAGAAAATTTCAAAGTGGAGCAAGGCGTTTCAAGCCTATCCTGATTAAGGCAGTGACCAAATTAATTTACCGTATCTGAACTGATTAAAAATTATGACACATGCTTATACTCCCGGCTTAAAGTTGTCCGAGAAAATGGTAATCAGAAAAAAACGCTTCCTGCCTCTTCCCGGTGATGTAACTGTGGCAAAAGGTGACATGGTGAAGTGTGAGGATATTGTTGCGAAAACAACCCTGCCTGGAAAAGTTCATTCTCTGAATGTGGTAAACCGTCTTGGTATTTTACCAAAAGACATACACAGTTTTATGCTGAAGGGAGTGGGAGAAGATGTGCAGAAAGACGAGCCGATAGCAGAGACGAAGCCGATTTTTAAGTTTTTTAAGTCTGTCTGTTTTTCTCCCATCACGGGTAAAATAGAAAGTGTTTCTGACATTACCGGTCAGGTACTATTGAGACGACCACCTCTTCCGGTACAGGTAAGTGCATTTGTTGACGGTAAGGTTGTAGAAGTTTTTGAACAGGAAGGTGTGGTAATTGCAACAACAGCAACGTTTATTCAAGGAATTTTTGGTATAGGAGGTGAAACCACCGGTGAATTAGCGATTGTTGCAAAATCAGCCCAGGACATTATAAAAACTTCTGATTTGCAGAAGGAACACGAGGGGAAGATCATTGTTGCTGGTTCTCTCATACAGTATGATGTGATACAAAAATCGTTGGATATCGGTATAAAAGGTATTATCGTTGGTGGTGTTAAGGTTAATGATGTAAATCAGTTGCTCGGTTATGATCTGGGGGTTGCAATCACAGGCTCTGAAGATATAAATATTACCCTTATCGTTACGGAAGGTTTTGGACAAATTGATATGGCACAAAAGACATTCGAAGTCTTACAATCGCGAGCTGGTTCTCTGGCATCAATAAGTGGTGCAACCCAGATACGTGCCGGTGTTGTCAGACCGGAAATAATTATACCATTTAAAGAAAAAGATGGAACTTCAGGGCTTGAATCACCATCAGGTGCTCCTGCCCAGGAAGAGACTGTCGGGATTAAAACCGGAGACCCTGTCCGTATTACGAGAACACCGTATTTTGGAAAGATCGGCAATGTCAGGGATCTCCCGAGTGAATTAAGAAAGATAGAGACAGAAGCTGTTGTTCGGGTCATAGAAGTTGAATTTCCTGATGGTCAGTCTGTTGTCATACCACGATCGAATGTAGAGGCGATAGAGGGCGGATAAAAAGTGAGATGAGTTCCTTCAGATTAAGAGTATAAAAATGTACAAAATTTTTTCTACAGTAATTTCTATCATATTGGTTTTCTCGTACGCCGGTCAAATCTCTGGAGCTGATCAGAAGATCATTATCTCCCCGACAGATTTCGAGGCCTTTGATACCCCTTCTGACGATGGGACAAGTGTATCACTCAGATGGCCATCCAGCCCCAGTGAATCACCAGATGCGGAATATGTTGTGTACGTGTCAGAGAACAGAAATGGACCGTTTGTTACAGAGGTATTGAGAATAAATTCTCAAACCATGTATGAAGACAACTCTCACTCTCAATTTCATTATGTCGAGGTCAATCCAGGAAAGATCTTAAGCAGGAAGGGAGAGCGGAAAAACAACAGAAAGGAGAAGGAGGAACATTTCTTCAAGCTTGTCCTTATGTCAGGCAGCAGTACGGTTGAAACGAAAAATATCGCGTCTGCTTTTTCAAGGGGTGATTGGTTTGATTGGAAAAAGCTCAATAATTTTGTGTTAATGATCTCTTTTGTAGTACTCGTACTATTTTTTCTTAACCACGCTAAAAAGAGCCCTAACCTCTTCATCAGAAAGATAAACGGTCTTGATGCTATTGATGAGGCGCTGGGAAGAGCAACGGAAATGGGAAAGCCTGCACTCTTTGTTCACGGTCTGAACGGTATGGGAAGTATTTCCACCATCGCTGCAGTAAATATTCTTGGAAGAATTGCATACAGGATTGCCGAATATGATACAACACTCAAGGTTTCCAATATCGATCCGATTGTGATGTCTGTCAGTCAGGAGGTCGTCAAGGAGTCATACCTTGAAGCAGGAAGACCTGATGCATACGTTCAAGACAACATATTTCTGGCTGCTTCTGAACAATTCCCCTATGTTGCGGCGGTGAGTGGGATAATGGTACGCGAGAAACCTGCGACAAATTTTTTCATGGGTTATTTCTATGCAGAATCTCTTATTCTTACAGAAACTGGTGCAAATACAGGAGCTATTCAGATTGCGGCTACAGATTCATATACCCAACTTCCCTTTTTTATCACAACCTGTGATTATACCCTCATTGGAGAAGAGCTCTATGCGGCCAGTGCATATTTGTCTCGAGAGCCTTTGCTTCTGGGCAGTTTACGTGCACAGGATGTCGGGAAGGGAGTCTTGATTGCAGCTCTCGTCATAGGAACAATACTTGTTACTTGCGGCATTGGGTTTGTACGTTATCTTTTTATGGCAGGATAAGAAGACTGACCGGGTAATACCATATGAACCTAAAGCCCCTACTTGAAAATTTGTAGTTTCTATACTCACCTTATAATGGTTTTTCGGATAAAATCCGAGAGAAAACGGAGCAAGTATGACTGTAACCAAGCTTTGGTTTTTAGAAAAATCTAAAACCAAAGCTTGGTTGCAGTATATCTTAAAAAATAGATGAGAACCGGATATATTTCAGAACTGCCGGTAATTCCCGAATGGGTAGATTGGTTGTGAGAGTTGTATACTTTCAGCCAGGTGTAAAGAGAGGAGCAACAGAGTAGATGAATTTTTTCAAGAGAACTGTCCCCTTATTCATTGCATTCACTATGGGGGTAATGATGGCTTTTCAATACTATGTTCCGCATGAGATGTCACAGTCCCTGTTAAAGATTGTTTCACGGTGGGGTATTACAATAGGAGGTTTTGCCGTTTTTTTAGGCGCTTACAGCCTCTTCCATCTTCACCTGACGAAAATCAAGCGAAAACTCTCCGGTTGGGGATATAGCATATTTGTTTTTTTTGGTGCCGGAATTACCATAATTTTTGGCCTCTATAATGGTGGAGAGTTCTTCTGGAATGACAAGCAGGAAGGAACCATGTTTGAATGGATATACTTCAACGTACAGGTTCCTGCCGGTGCAACCATGTTTTCTATCTTGGCATTTTTTATGGCATCAGCCGCATACAGGACATTCAAGGCCAGGACGAATGAGGCTACTATTCTCCTCATTGCTGCCATCATAGTAATGCTTGGCCGTGTACCGATAGGTACAATGATTTCGCAATACATCCCTGTTGCAGCGGACTGGATCATGTCTGTTCCTAACATGGCGGCAAAAAGAGGCATATTAATCGGTGTATCAATTGGAGCTATTGCAACATCGTTAAAGATAATTTTTGGTATTGAAAGGGCATACCTTGGAGGTGGAGATTGATAGAAAGGTTGATCAATATTGACAGACGCTTGATCTTTGTGCTTGTTGCAATGGCGGTAACCATCCCTCTTCTTGCCAGATTTAATTTGCCTGTGCGTACTACGAAAGAGGTGGAGAACATCTATAATAAAATCAATTCTCTCCCGAAGAATTCACACATCCTTATTGCCTTTGATTATGACCCTGCATCAAAGGAGGAACTCCAACCAATGGCTGAGGCATTACTCCATCACTGTTACCGCAACGATATCAAGGTGGTTGGCATGACACTGAATCCAGGTGGTACCGGTCTGGCGGTAAGAGCCATTGAGGATATTGGAAAAGAGTATGGTAAAACAAAAGGTGCCGACTTTGTCTTTCTCGGGTATAAGACAGGGGTTGAGCTGGTTATGATAAATATGGGTGAAAATATCTTTTCAGCCTTTCCGCAGGACTTTCATGGTAATGCGACAATTGATTTACCGGTACTCAATGGTGTTGATTCTCTGGAGGATTTCGATTATGTTGTCGACCTGGCATCTGGTTCAAGCATCGAGGCATGGATTGCATTTGGAAAAGAGAAATATGGATTTGATTTTGGTGCAGGATGTACGGCCGTAATAGGACCTGACATGTATCCTTTCATGCAGTCTGAGCAGCTGAATGGATTGATGAGTGGTTTAAAGGGTGCTGCCGAGTATGAAACACTCATTGAACGGGAATCATCTGCTGTTGCCGGGATGTCTCCTCAGAGTGTAGTTCATGTGCTTGTCGTCCTGTTCGTACTATTTGGAAATGCTATGTACTTTCTGAGCAGAAAGAAGAGATAAATGATCAAAAGAAACAGAGACCTGTACATTCTATTATCAATCCTCATACTGTTCTTTATTGTAAACATCATTTACCTCTCTTTTGGCTGGCTTGATCTATGGGGTAATGGGGCAGGCATAATTACGGGTGCAGCATTTACGCTTGCCATGTATAGTTTTCTCTATAAAGACAACCCCGTATTTAAAATTGCCGAAAACCTGTTTGTGGGAGTTGCCATGGGATATTGGATTATAATCACCTGGTTTAATATCCTCAAACCGGATGTCTTTGAAACCTTGATCGTTCCGATCTTTAAAGATACGGGAAATCCTCCTCAATTTGGTGTTCTCTTTCCAACACTTCTTGGCATATTCATGCTCTTACGGTTTTCTAAGAAGCTGGCATGGCTCAGCAGATGGTCATTTGCATTTATTGTCGGCCTCGGAGCAGGAATCACCATTCCTAACTTTATTCATGCGTTTATCTTGAAACAGCTCACGTTTGATTCCTTAATTAGCACAAGTATTCCCGCCAGTATGAACAATTTCCTGATTCTCCTGGGGATAGTGTCGGTCTTAATCTATTTCTTCTTTTCTGTAGAACATAAAGGTGTTGTTGGAGGGGTGTCTGTTATTGGTATCTGGTTTTTAATGATAGCATTTGGCGCCTCCTTCGGTTACACGGTAATGGCGAGAATGTCGCTTCTGATAGGACGGATACAGTTCCTCATCGGGGACTGGCTCGGGTTACTGCAATAAATCCATGATTTACAGACAATCAGACAAATTCACTATCCGGTACTGTAATCACCTTCTTATTTTCACTCTGCCTGTAATTTTGAAAGGATACCTGCCCTTAACAACGGGATCATTATCTCATGATGACCGGTAAGGGAATATCCTTTGTTACCGGGGCGTTTGACAACGTTTGTCAGCGGTCGGTAGTGTTGGATCATATCCATATTGACGGCAGTGAAATTGTCTACTTTCCGGCCAAGGTTTCTGGAAACTGTCAATGCCTTTAAAAAAACCTCAGGCATGATAACAGCAGATCCTATATTCAGCCATACTCCCCCTTCAAGCTCCGTTACAACTGAACAGAGTATACGGAAATCAACATGACTTGATTCACCAAGGTCGGCGGAAGATATGTTCGGGTGCATATAAATCGTATCTGTTCCTATAGCCGTATGAATTGTTAACGGGATATTTAAACTGGCGGCAGCTGCAAGAACACTGAACTGTTCATGGATATTTCTGTCTTTGATTATTATGTTCCCTAACGCCCTGCCAAGTCCTGTTTCTCCGATATTTCCCTCCTCTTTTAATGATCCCCGGGAAGCCGCTCGCTGAAAGGCTTTAACGGTTTCCTTTGCCATTCCAAAACTTCCGTCTTCAAGACTATGGGCAACGTCCTCGGAAGTCTCCCCTATCAGTGAAATCTCGTAGTCATGGATTGCCGCGGCACTATTCATCGCTACTGCAGTTACAATATTCCGCTCCATAAGATCTATGAGAAGAGGAGAGAGACCACACTTTATCACGTGGGCTCCAATTGCGAGAACAACGTGTTTTCCTTGATTTGCAGCCTTGACAATGGACTCGATCACCTCCCGAAGGTAATTACCAGCGAGGAGCTTTGGTATTGAACCGAGGAATATGCCAAAGTCTTTTTGTTCTGTGACACCGGCAAACTGTTTCAGGTTTACCAGGTTCTTCCTCTTCTTGATTGAAGAACTACGTATACCGGAAAGGTCTATCGGCCTCTGTTCCTTCTTATGTTTTTCCAAGGCTCAGAATTATTCCTTATAAACTACAATTAAAGAAAATAAGGCAACAGATTGTCATTCAGGTATCTATCGACTCTTTCATCTGGGTGGTTGTTCAGTCTCATCATCCTGGTAAGAGCATTGTGACAAACTCCTCCGCATTTGTCGGAAGGGTATTTACAGGTATCACCGGTACGTACGGGGGACAATCATTCTGACAGGGATTGGGCAGAATCCAGCATCGTAACTTTCCCGCGAAATGCCCCCCCCCTATGCACCAGAAATTTACTGCATGTTATCGTACCATAGAGCTCACCATGTTTTAATATTTCGATCATACCCGTTGCGTAAACGTCACCATTAATTCTACCCTTTATGATCGCATTACCTACCCGTATTTTCGATATCTCAATAACACCCTTTCTTTTTAAATACAAATCACCGTGTGTTTCAATATTCTTGCCAAATACAGATTTTATCTTATGATGGCTCAGGTCATTACGGTGATAACAGTGGTTACATGCAACTGCCTGGGCGCTCTTATCGGTAAAGATCTCCCTGCCGCACTTAAAGCAGAGAATCATTCTCTTTCCAACGATCGAAATTTTCTTTGCTTCTGAGGGCGAAAGAATCTCTTTTACGTTAATGTGCCGGTTACAGATGCGGCATGGTATTGATACGCAATTCATGGACACCGAAATGCTCCCCTGACAATAGGGGCAGAGGATGTTTTTCGTTCCTTGAAACTCGCCGGTCTTGGAATTCATAAATCAACTTTAATACGAAAAGAGTCACACATGAGCATGAGGAAGTCAGTAAAAAATAAAATGACAGGATATTACGCTATCACTTTACCGAACTTTCAAAACGTTTCGGTTCCTTGATCGTGTCTCTCTTTTCTTCCGGCGAATTTCTCTTATCAAGTTTAAATCCATCTGGGTTAACGTCACATTGCCCCACAAAAACAACACCCTCTTCAATAACCAGGGTTCTTGCCTTGAGATCACCCAGAAGCTGAGCCTTTTGTTTCAGTTCTACCCTCTCGGTAGCAATAATATTGCCATCAACACGGCCTTCAATCGTCGCGTTTTTCACCTTTATATTTGCCTTGATACCGCCAGTCTTTCCCACAAAGACTTCTCCCTGATCTGTTATCATTTCACCTTCAAACTTTCCGTCAATTTTCAAGGCCTTATCAAACTTGATTGTCCCTTTGATCTCCACGTCCTGTGTTATTTTCGTAATTGCGTCGTCACTCATTCTAGACTCCTTTCTCGGTTGATGTTCTTCTCTAATTTTTCCATGATTATTATCTGTTATGTTTTCCGATGCTACAGTTTTCTTTTCTACATTTTTTTTAAAAAGACTCATATCACCCCTTCCCTTATCTATGGTAACGTCCCATAAGTTGCCCTTCTGCTAAAATATCATCCTTAATAGTGCTGAGGACATCTGCCTTTGTAGCACCAGCTGCTAAATCAAGATTCGATCCAACTGCGTACAAAGTAAAATAATAACGGTGTGTACCCCCCGGAGGGCATGGGCCACCGTAACCAATTCGACGGAAGTCATTGGTTCCCTGTTTAGCTCCATTCAAAACCTCTCCGGTGGCAGGGATGCCTTCAGGAAGTTTCAGTGTCTCTGGTGAGACCCCATACAGCACCCAGTGGACCCACGTTCCCACTGGCGCATCTGGATCGTCACATATCAGGACAAAACACCCTGTTCCTTCCGGGGGTGATGTCCATGCTAGAGGAGGAGAAACATCAGGGCCATCACAGGTATATTTTTCAGGTATCAGTGCCCCCTCTTCAAAGGCATTACTTGTTACTTCCAGCTTCATTGCAAAGTCCTCCTTTTCCAATTGTTCAGCTTGAATTTCTGCAAGGTTGAAAACAAAAAAAACAGTACAAAAGCAAACTGTATATGAACATACAGTATAGTATTTTGTCATGAAAACTCTCCCCATTGTGTCACAGTGTTTCAACGACCTGTAGTTACTCTCACAGCAGAAGTAGTCTTCTCCAGCACTTTTAAAGAAGATAAGCAGCTCTTGTGCTCCCTGTCACTATTACTCTCCAAAACTCAGGAATGCTGCGGCTTAAGCAATTCCGGCAGAGAACCAGCTTAACGGCAGGGTACAAATCTAACAACCGATTTTTTGTCCCTAACCATCTCTCCAAGAAGGTTTAAAGTTCTATCGATCTCCTCCATTGTATTACCAAGGCCTAATGAGAAGCGGAGTGAACAGTGTGCCTCTTCTTCAGACAGTCCCATTGCCAGCAAGGCGTACGATGGTTTCGGTGATCCTGAACGGCACGCCGAACCTGAAGAGAGACTGACTCCTTTCTGATCAAGGGCAAGAACCACTGATTCCCCGCGTATCCCCGGTAAAGTTATATTGAGTGTATTGGGTAATCTTTTTTCAGAGTTGGCATTTAACTTCGAATCAGTAATTAATGACCTGATACCATTCTCCAGCCTGTCACGCAGCCGTTTTACCCTGCTCATTTCAGGTAATCTCTGCACCGAAAGTTCAGCGGCCTTACCGAGCCCGACAATCCCTAATACGTTTTCAGTTCCGGCACGCATTCCTCCCTCCTGATTGCCACCACTGACAAGAGGTTCCAGGACAACACCCTTCCGAATATATAAAACGCCGATCCCCTTGGGGCCATATAACTTGTGGCCAGAAAGTGTAAGAAAATCAACCCCAAGTTCCGTGACATCGATCGGAATCTTACCAACTGCCTGTACACAATCAGTATGAAAAAGAACATTCTGTTCCTTCGCCACATGCACCAGCTCTTCGATCGGTTGAATAGAGCCTGTTTCGTTGTTGGCCATCATAACACTTACAAGACATGTCCTATCGGTAATCGCAGAGCGTAAATCTTCTGGATTGATGCTCTTCTTACGGTCAACCTCAAGATAGGTAACGGAAAAACCATGACTTTCAAGCCACTTGCATGTATTCATAACTGATGGGTGTTCTATTGATGTTGTAATAATATGGTTTTTTGTACCCCAGTTTGCAAATGCAACACCCTTTATGGCAAGATTGTTTGCCTCTGAACCGCTGCCGGTAAATGTTATCCGCCGTGCAGTGCAATTAAGGAGCTGCCCTACACTTCTTCGTGCGGACTCAACTGCAAACCTTGCATCTTTTCCTTCGCTGTAAATACTGGAAGGATTTCCATGGCCGTTTGCTACATAGCGCTGCATGATATCCTTCACTTCCAGGTCAAGGGGCGTTGTTGCATTGTGGTCGAGATAAATACGTTGTGTAGTTGTTCGAGATTCCTTACAGGAATCCTCCAGGCCAGCGGAGTCACCATACTCGCCAGAGTCAATGACTACCTTTTCCTCAGTCTCTGAAGCAGAGACCACTTCACATAAGAGAGTCTTATATACCGGGAATCCAGAAATAGGATCGTAACGCTGGAGATCTGTTAACTCATTGATATTGCAATTTTTCCACCGGTCAGGTCCAATGGGCCCTCCACCGCCCATGTTGGCATCAATAGAGCCCCTTACAATATCATCGGTGACCAATGCACGCATGGTAACCTTACCCCGTTCGTTGATAATATGCACAAGATCTCCATTCTTGATATCCCGTTTTTCTGCATCATCGGTATTCATTGTTACCGTCGGTTCCGGTCTCTCTCTCAATAATCCGGCTATTCCATGATGCTGTGACCGGAAGTCGGTATTCACACGCGAACCCGAATTGAAGATCAGAGGGAATTTTTCTGAAAGCTCTGGTTGGGCAAGTGGTCCTTCACCTGGTTCAGTGTAGACGGGCAACGGATCATAACCGTGCTCTTCAAGAATTGTCGAGGCTATTTCAAATTTTCCCGTTGGAGTGTTGAAGCCAGGTTTACCGTCAGCTCGCAGCAACCCCTTTTCCCACTTCTTATACTCCATCATTACCGAAGGTATTTCTACGGTTCCTTCTGCACTTTTCACCTCTTCAAGGGTAAAGCCTGAGTCCTTTAACACATGTCGAAGGAGTTCATCCTCATTTTGGGGGTAGAGATTCCCATACCCAAGACGTTGCGCCAGTTCCGCAAGGATAAAGAAATCGTTACGTGCCTCACCTACCGGCTCAACAACTTTTTCCCGTATACGAAATATCGGGCCGTAAACCATATACGACTCAATTTCATACATGGTTGTTGCCGGCAGAACAATGTCAGCGTATGCAGCATCTGCCGTTAACTGGCGATCAATCGTAACGAGAAAATCAAGACTGTTCAATGTCTTTCTCCATATAGCGGGTTGAGGCCAGGAAGTAATAATTGAACCTCCGAGGATTATGAGAGATCGTACAGGATAAGGTTTTCCTTCCAGAACTGCATCCGGTAATGCAATTGCATGAGACTCCCCCCGATATTCACTGTAGACAGGAAATCGATCTCTGCCTAAAGCCTTTCGGACATCAGGATTGGCAACGTGCCCTTCTCGATTGACGGGAAATTGGTTCTGCCGCATCGAAAAGCAACGACCACCAGGGACATCAAGCTGTCTGGCAATGGCCCAGAGAACCATCGTAGCCCGAATAGCCTGTACCCCGCTGTCGCTATACTCAAGTCCCGTATACATGACCGTTGACGCCCCATCTGCCTCTGCAATCCTCCTGGCAAGAGATCTGATCGTCTCAGCCGGAATATCCGAAATAGTTTCCACGGTTTCTGGTGTAAAATGCTGCACATACCTGGCAAAATCATCAAAACCTACCGTCCAATCCTTTATAAAACCCTCATCATACAATTCCTCTTCTATGAGCACATTACACATTCCCAGAGCGAGGGCACCATCAGTACCGGAACGAATGGGAATCCACTCCGCATCAGTAAGTTTTGCCGTCATGGTTCTTCTCGGATCAATGACTACAACTTGAGCTCCCCGTTTTTGAGCGTTCACAATCCTGCTGAGATCGAGTGGTGGGCAATCAGTAGCCGGGTTTGTTCCCCAGACCACGATTAATTGAGAATTTTCAATGTCAGAAAACATGTTCATAAGCATTCCCCCCATGGTCACATGGGGAGCAATCATTGCAAATGAAACATAACAGAGGGCACCTACTCCCAGAGTATTGGGAGAACCGAACGGAAACAAGACACTCGATGCCGAAGAGACAGCAACGCCCTTTGGTTGAAAACGGTCACACATGGAAAGCTCGAAGCTTCCCCGTCCTGTATAAATTGCAGCAGCTTCCGGACCAGATTCATTTTTAATTTCATTAAGTTTCGCTGTAATAATTTCATAAGCGTTGTCCCACGATATCCTTTCAAATTCAAGTGTACCTT is drawn from Candidatus Scalindua sp. and contains these coding sequences:
- a CDS encoding polymer-forming cytoskeletal protein, which encodes MNCVSIPCRICNRHINVKEILSPSEAKKISIVGKRMILCFKCGREIFTDKSAQAVACNHCYHRNDLSHHKIKSVFGKNIETHGDLYLKRKGVIEISKIRVGNAIIKGRINGDVYATGMIEILKHGELYGTITCSKFLVHRGGAFRGKVTMLDSAQSLSE
- a CDS encoding IscS subfamily cysteine desulfurase, whose translation is MKNERNVICGICPAGCWVTVTYDEEGKIGKVQPDKSSHLGMICKLGEYSAEIVYSKDRLRYPMRRKGKKGTLEFERISWDNAYEIITAKLNEIKNESGPEAAAIYTGRGSFELSMCDRFQPKGVAVSSASSVLFPFGSPNTLGVGALCYVSFAMIAPHVTMGGMLMNMFSDIENSQLIVVWGTNPATDCPPLDLSRIVNAQKRGAQVVVIDPRRTMTAKLTDAEWIPIRSGTDGALALGMCNVLIEEELYDEGFIKDWTVGFDDFARYVQHFTPETVETISDIPAETIRSLARRIAEADGASTVMYTGLEYSDSGVQAIRATMVLWAIARQLDVPGGRCFSMRQNQFPVNREGHVANPDVRKALGRDRFPVYSEYRGESHAIALPDAVLEGKPYPVRSLIILGGSIITSWPQPAIWRKTLNSLDFLVTIDRQLTADAAYADIVLPATTMYEIESYMVYGPIFRIREKVVEPVGEARNDFFILAELAQRLGYGNLYPQNEDELLRHVLKDSGFTLEEVKSAEGTVEIPSVMMEYKKWEKGLLRADGKPGFNTPTGKFEIASTILEEHGYDPLPVYTEPGEGPLAQPELSEKFPLIFNSGSRVNTDFRSQHHGIAGLLRERPEPTVTMNTDDAEKRDIKNGDLVHIINERGKVTMRALVTDDIVRGSIDANMGGGGPIGPDRWKNCNINELTDLQRYDPISGFPVYKTLLCEVVSASETEEKVVIDSGEYGDSAGLEDSCKESRTTTQRIYLDHNATTPLDLEVKDIMQRYVANGHGNPSSIYSEGKDARFAVESARRSVGQLLNCTARRITFTGSGSEANNLAIKGVAFANWGTKNHIITTSIEHPSVMNTCKWLESHGFSVTYLEVDRKKSINPEDLRSAITDRTCLVSVMMANNETGSIQPIEELVHVAKEQNVLFHTDCVQAVGKIPIDVTELGVDFLTLSGHKLYGPKGIGVLYIRKGVVLEPLVSGGNQEGGMRAGTENVLGIVGLGKAAELSVQRLPEMSRVKRLRDRLENGIRSLITDSKLNANSEKRLPNTLNITLPGIRGESVVLALDQKGVSLSSGSACRSGSPKPSYALLAMGLSEEEAHCSLRFSLGLGNTMEEIDRTLNLLGEMVRDKKSVVRFVPCR
- a CDS encoding YbhB/YbcL family Raf kinase inhibitor-like protein; its protein translation is MTKYYTVCSYTVCFCTVFFVFNLAEIQAEQLEKEDFAMKLEVTSNAFEEGALIPEKYTCDGPDVSPPLAWTSPPEGTGCFVLICDDPDAPVGTWVHWVLYGVSPETLKLPEGIPATGEVLNGAKQGTNDFRRIGYGGPCPPGGTHRYYFTLYAVGSNLDLAAGATKADVLSTIKDDILAEGQLMGRYHR
- a CDS encoding polymer-forming cytoskeletal protein, which codes for MSLFKKNVEKKTVASENITDNNHGKIREEHQPRKESRMSDDAITKITQDVEIKGTIKFDKALKIDGKFEGEMITDQGEVFVGKTGGIKANIKVKNATIEGRVDGNIIATERVELKQKAQLLGDLKARTLVIEEGVVFVGQCDVNPDGFKLDKRNSPEEKRDTIKEPKRFESSVK